A single region of the Bos indicus x Bos taurus breed Angus x Brahman F1 hybrid unplaced genomic scaffold, Bos_hybrid_MaternalHap_v2.0 SuperScaffold_100350, whole genome shotgun sequence genome encodes:
- the LOC113888540 gene encoding zinc finger protein 501-like isoform X1, which translates to MLENYGNLASLGLVISKPDLVTFLEQMKDPWDIRRMETPAVHPGQKHYKCNICGKVFSNSPNLSRHRKIHTGRKCFKCTACGKAFNQSSYLTEHQRIHAGEKPYKCTECGKTFIYCSRVTQHQRIHTGERPYKCTACGKAFKHSSTLTEHQRIHTGERLYKCTDCGKAFTRYSLLTEHQRIHTGERPYKCTECGKAFNWHLSLTVHQRTHTGEKPYKCKECGKAFISCSNLTRHQRIHTGERPYKCTDCGKAFTRYSSLTQHQRIHTGERPYKCTECGKAFNGHLSLTVHQRTHTGEKPYKCKECGKAFICCSHLTQHQRIHTGERPYKCTECGKAFTCYSLLTQHQRIHTGERPYKCTECGKAFTRYSLLTQHQRIHTGQRPYKCTDCGKAFTRYSLLTQHQRIHTGEKPYKCKDCGKAFIHCSHLTRHQRIHTGERLYKCTDCGKAFSRSSGLSQHQRIHTAGKSQKCKECGKGFHHSHHLTHHQRIHTAEKP; encoded by the exons ATGTTAGAGAACTACGGGAACCTGGCCTCCTTGG GTCTTGTGATCTCTAAGCCGGACCTGGTCACATTTCTGGAGCAAATGAAGGATCCCTGGGATATACGGAGAATGGAGACGCCAGCCGTGCACCCAG GG CAGAAACATTACAAGTGTAATATATGTGGGAAAGTCTTTAGTAACTCACCAAATCTAAGTAGACATAGGAAAATTCATACAGGAAGGAAatgtttcaaatgtacagcatgCGGCAAAGCCTTTAATCAGAGTTCATATTTAACTGAACATCAGCGAATCCATGCTGGGGAGAAACCATacaaatgtacagaatgtggcaaaACCTTTATCTATTGTTCACGTGTTACtcaacatcagcgaattcatactggggagagaccttataaatgtacagcaTGTGGCAAGGCTTTTAAGCATAGTTCAACTTTAACTGAACATCAGCGAATCCATACTGGGGAGAGACTTTATAAATGTACAgactgtggcaaagcctttacccGTTATTCACTTCTTACTGAGCATCAACGAATCCATACTGGGGagagaccttataaatgtacagaatgtggcaaagcctttaactgGCATCTGAGTCTTACTGTACATCAGCGAACTCATACTGGGGAGAAACCatacaaatgtaaagaatgtggcaaagcctttatcTCTTGTTCAAATCTTACTCGACATCAACGAATCCATACTGGGGagagaccttataaatgtacagactgtggcaaagcctttacccGTTATTCATCTCTTACTCAGCATCAACGAATCCATACTGGGGagagaccttataaatgtacagaatgtggcaaagcctttaacgGGCATCTGAGTCTTACTGTACATCAGCGAACTCATACTGGGGAGAAACCatacaaatgtaaagaatgtggcaaagcctttatcTGTTGTTCACATCTTACTCAACATCAACGAATCCATACTGGGGagagaccttataaatgtacagaatgtggcaaagcctttaccTGTTATTCACTTCTTACTCAGCATCAACGAATCCATACTGGGGAGAGACcctataaatgtacagaatgtggcaaagcctttacccGTTATTCACTTCTTACTCAGCATCAACGAATCCATACTGGGCagagaccttataaatgtacagactgtggcaaagcctttacccGTTATTCACTTCTTACTCAGcatcagcgaattcatactggggagaaaccatataaatgtaaagactgtggcaaagcctttatcCATTGTTCACATCTTACTCGACATCAACGAATCCATACTGGGGAGAGACTTTATAAATGTACAGACTGTGGCAAAGCCTTTTCCCGGAGTTCAggtctttctcaacatcagagaattcatactgcaGGGAAATCTCAGAAATGTAAGGAATGTGGCAAAGGATTTCATCACAGCCATCACCTCACTCACCATCAGAGAATACATACTGCAGAGAAACCCTAG
- the LOC113888540 gene encoding zinc finger protein 678-like isoform X2: MLENYGNLASLGLVISKPDLVTFLEQMKDPWDIRRMETPAVHPGRKCFKCTACGKAFNQSSYLTEHQRIHAGEKPYKCTECGKTFIYCSRVTQHQRIHTGERPYKCTACGKAFKHSSTLTEHQRIHTGERLYKCTDCGKAFTRYSLLTEHQRIHTGERPYKCTECGKAFNWHLSLTVHQRTHTGEKPYKCKECGKAFISCSNLTRHQRIHTGERPYKCTDCGKAFTRYSSLTQHQRIHTGERPYKCTECGKAFNGHLSLTVHQRTHTGEKPYKCKECGKAFICCSHLTQHQRIHTGERPYKCTECGKAFTCYSLLTQHQRIHTGERPYKCTECGKAFTRYSLLTQHQRIHTGQRPYKCTDCGKAFTRYSLLTQHQRIHTGEKPYKCKDCGKAFIHCSHLTRHQRIHTGERLYKCTDCGKAFSRSSGLSQHQRIHTAGKSQKCKECGKGFHHSHHLTHHQRIHTAEKP, translated from the exons ATGTTAGAGAACTACGGGAACCTGGCCTCCTTGG GTCTTGTGATCTCTAAGCCGGACCTGGTCACATTTCTGGAGCAAATGAAGGATCCCTGGGATATACGGAGAATGGAGACGCCAGCCGTGCACCCAG GAAGGAAatgtttcaaatgtacagcatgCGGCAAAGCCTTTAATCAGAGTTCATATTTAACTGAACATCAGCGAATCCATGCTGGGGAGAAACCATacaaatgtacagaatgtggcaaaACCTTTATCTATTGTTCACGTGTTACtcaacatcagcgaattcatactggggagagaccttataaatgtacagcaTGTGGCAAGGCTTTTAAGCATAGTTCAACTTTAACTGAACATCAGCGAATCCATACTGGGGAGAGACTTTATAAATGTACAgactgtggcaaagcctttacccGTTATTCACTTCTTACTGAGCATCAACGAATCCATACTGGGGagagaccttataaatgtacagaatgtggcaaagcctttaactgGCATCTGAGTCTTACTGTACATCAGCGAACTCATACTGGGGAGAAACCatacaaatgtaaagaatgtggcaaagcctttatcTCTTGTTCAAATCTTACTCGACATCAACGAATCCATACTGGGGagagaccttataaatgtacagactgtggcaaagcctttacccGTTATTCATCTCTTACTCAGCATCAACGAATCCATACTGGGGagagaccttataaatgtacagaatgtggcaaagcctttaacgGGCATCTGAGTCTTACTGTACATCAGCGAACTCATACTGGGGAGAAACCatacaaatgtaaagaatgtggcaaagcctttatcTGTTGTTCACATCTTACTCAACATCAACGAATCCATACTGGGGagagaccttataaatgtacagaatgtggcaaagcctttaccTGTTATTCACTTCTTACTCAGCATCAACGAATCCATACTGGGGAGAGACcctataaatgtacagaatgtggcaaagcctttacccGTTATTCACTTCTTACTCAGCATCAACGAATCCATACTGGGCagagaccttataaatgtacagactgtggcaaagcctttacccGTTATTCACTTCTTACTCAGcatcagcgaattcatactggggagaaaccatataaatgtaaagactgtggcaaagcctttatcCATTGTTCACATCTTACTCGACATCAACGAATCCATACTGGGGAGAGACTTTATAAATGTACAGACTGTGGCAAAGCCTTTTCCCGGAGTTCAggtctttctcaacatcagagaattcatactgcaGGGAAATCTCAGAAATGTAAGGAATGTGGCAAAGGATTTCATCACAGCCATCACCTCACTCACCATCAGAGAATACATACTGCAGAGAAACCCTAG